A window of the Tursiops truncatus isolate mTurTru1 chromosome 14, mTurTru1.mat.Y, whole genome shotgun sequence genome harbors these coding sequences:
- the PPM1G gene encoding protein phosphatase 1G isoform X1, with amino-acid sequence MGAYLSQPNTVKCSGDGVGASRLPLPYGFSAMQGWRVSMEDAHNCIPELDSETAMFSVYDGHGGEEVALYCAKYLPDIIKDQKAYKEGKLQKALEDAFLAIDAKLTTEEVIKELAQIAGRPTEDEDEKEKVADEDDVDNEEAALLHEEATMTIEELLTRYGQNCHKGAPHSKSGAGTGEEPGSQGLNGEAGPGDPSRETSSEENGPTAKAHTGLSSNSECGTEAGQGGEPGTPTGEAGPSCSSASDKLPRVAKSKFFEDSEDESDEAEEEEEDSEECSEEEDGYSSEEAENEEDEDDTEEAEEDEEEEEEMMVPGMEGKEEPGSDSGTTAVVALIRGKQLIVANAGDSRCVVSEAGKALDMSYDHKPEDEVELARIKNAGGKVTMDGRVNGGLNLSRAIGDHFYKRNKNLPPEEQMISALPDIKVLTLTDDHEFMVIACDGIWNVMSSQEVIDFIQSKISQRDENGELRLLSSIVEELLDQCLAPDTSGDGTGCDNMTCIIICFKPRNTAALQPESGKRKLEEVLSTEEAEENGNSDKKKKAKRD; translated from the exons ATGGGTGCCTACCTCTCCCAGCCCAACACGGTGAAGTGCTCTGGGGACGGGGTTGGCGCCTCGCGGCTGCCGCTGCCCTACGGCTTCTCCGCCATGCAAGGCTGGCGCGTCTCCATGGAG GATGCTCACAACTGTATTCCTGAGCTGGACAGTGAGACAGCTATGTTTTCTGTCTACGATGGACATGGAG GGGAGGAAGTTGCCTTGTACTGTGCCAAATATCTTCCTGATATCATCAAAGATCAGAAGGCCTACAAAGAAGGCAAGCTACAGAAG GCTTTGGAAGATGCCTTCCTGGCTATCGATGCCAAACTGACCACTGAGGAAGTCATTAAGGAGCTGGCGCAGATTGCAGGGCGACCCACTGAGGAtgaggatgaaaaagaaaaagtagctgatgaagatgatg TGGACAATGAGGAGGCTGCACTGCTGCATGAAGAGGCTACCATGACTATTGAAGAGCTGCTGACACGCTACGGGCAGAACTGTCACAAGGGTGCTCCCCACAGCAAATCTGGAGCTGGGACAGGCGAGGAACCAGGGTCCCAGGGCCTCAATGGCGAGGCAGGACCTGGGGACCCATCTAGGGAAACTTCTTCAGAGGAAAATGGCCCCACAGCCAAGGCTCACACGGGCCTTTCCTCCAACTCGGAATGTGGGACTGAGGCAGGCCAAGGTGGGGAGCCTGGCACTCCCACTGGTGAGGCTGGGCCTTCCTGCTCTTCAGCCTCCGACAAGCTGCCTCGAGTTGCTAAGTCCAAGTTCTTTGAGGACAGTGAGGATGAGTCAGatgaggcggaggaggaggaggaagacagcGAG GAATGCAGTGAGGAAGAAGATGGCTACAGCAGTGAAGAGGCAGAGAATGAGGAAGACGAGGATGACACTGAGGAGGCTgaagaggatgaggaagaagaagaggagatgaTGGTGCCTGGGATGGAAGGCAAAGAGGAG ccTGGCTCTGACAGTGGTACAACAGCAGTGGTGGCTCTGATACGAGGGAAGCAGTTGATCGTAGCCAATGCAGGAGACTCCCGCTGTGTGGTGTCTGAGGCTGGCAAAGCTTTAGACATGTCCTATGACCACAAACCGGAGGATGAAGTGGAGCTAGCACGCATCAAGAATGCTGGTGGCAAGGTCACCATGGATGGGCGAGTCAATGGTGGCCTCAACCTCTCCAGAGCCATTG GAGACCACTTCTACAAGAGAAACAAGAACTTGCCACCTGAGGAACAGATGATTTCGGCCCTTCCTGACATCAAGGTGCTGACTCTCACTGACGATCACGAATTCATGGTCATTGCCTGTGATGGCATCTG GAATGTGATGAGCAGCCAGGAAGTTATAGACTTTATTCAATCGAAGATCAGTCAGCGTGATGAAAATGGGGAGCTTCGGTTATTGTCATCCATCGTGGAAGAG CTGCTGGATCAGTGCCTGGCACCAGACACTTCTGGGGACGGTACAGGATGTGACAACATGACCTGCATCATCATTTGCTTCAAGCCCCGAAACACAGCAGCACTTCAGCCAGAGAGTGGCAAGCGGAAACTGGAGGAGGTGCTCTCTACTGAGGAGGCTGAAGAAAATGGCAACAGTGACAAGAAGAAGAAGGCCAAGCGGGACTAG
- the PPM1G gene encoding protein phosphatase 1G isoform X3, which yields MGAYLSQPNTVKCSGDGVGASRLPLPYGFSAMQGWRVSMEALEDAFLAIDAKLTTEEVIKELAQIAGRPTEDEDEKEKVADEDDVDNEEAALLHEEATMTIEELLTRYGQNCHKGAPHSKSGAGTGEEPGSQGLNGEAGPGDPSRETSSEENGPTAKAHTGLSSNSECGTEAGQGGEPGTPTGEAGPSCSSASDKLPRVAKSKFFEDSEDESDEAEEEEEDSEECSEEEDGYSSEEAENEEDEDDTEEAEEDEEEEEEMMVPGMEGKEEPGSDSGTTAVVALIRGKQLIVANAGDSRCVVSEAGKALDMSYDHKPEDEVELARIKNAGGKVTMDGRVNGGLNLSRAIGDHFYKRNKNLPPEEQMISALPDIKVLTLTDDHEFMVIACDGIWNVMSSQEVIDFIQSKISQRDENGELRLLSSIVEELLDQCLAPDTSGDGTGCDNMTCIIICFKPRNTAALQPESGKRKLEEVLSTEEAEENGNSDKKKKAKRD from the exons ATGGGTGCCTACCTCTCCCAGCCCAACACGGTGAAGTGCTCTGGGGACGGGGTTGGCGCCTCGCGGCTGCCGCTGCCCTACGGCTTCTCCGCCATGCAAGGCTGGCGCGTCTCCATGGAG GCTTTGGAAGATGCCTTCCTGGCTATCGATGCCAAACTGACCACTGAGGAAGTCATTAAGGAGCTGGCGCAGATTGCAGGGCGACCCACTGAGGAtgaggatgaaaaagaaaaagtagctgatgaagatgatg TGGACAATGAGGAGGCTGCACTGCTGCATGAAGAGGCTACCATGACTATTGAAGAGCTGCTGACACGCTACGGGCAGAACTGTCACAAGGGTGCTCCCCACAGCAAATCTGGAGCTGGGACAGGCGAGGAACCAGGGTCCCAGGGCCTCAATGGCGAGGCAGGACCTGGGGACCCATCTAGGGAAACTTCTTCAGAGGAAAATGGCCCCACAGCCAAGGCTCACACGGGCCTTTCCTCCAACTCGGAATGTGGGACTGAGGCAGGCCAAGGTGGGGAGCCTGGCACTCCCACTGGTGAGGCTGGGCCTTCCTGCTCTTCAGCCTCCGACAAGCTGCCTCGAGTTGCTAAGTCCAAGTTCTTTGAGGACAGTGAGGATGAGTCAGatgaggcggaggaggaggaggaagacagcGAG GAATGCAGTGAGGAAGAAGATGGCTACAGCAGTGAAGAGGCAGAGAATGAGGAAGACGAGGATGACACTGAGGAGGCTgaagaggatgaggaagaagaagaggagatgaTGGTGCCTGGGATGGAAGGCAAAGAGGAG ccTGGCTCTGACAGTGGTACAACAGCAGTGGTGGCTCTGATACGAGGGAAGCAGTTGATCGTAGCCAATGCAGGAGACTCCCGCTGTGTGGTGTCTGAGGCTGGCAAAGCTTTAGACATGTCCTATGACCACAAACCGGAGGATGAAGTGGAGCTAGCACGCATCAAGAATGCTGGTGGCAAGGTCACCATGGATGGGCGAGTCAATGGTGGCCTCAACCTCTCCAGAGCCATTG GAGACCACTTCTACAAGAGAAACAAGAACTTGCCACCTGAGGAACAGATGATTTCGGCCCTTCCTGACATCAAGGTGCTGACTCTCACTGACGATCACGAATTCATGGTCATTGCCTGTGATGGCATCTG GAATGTGATGAGCAGCCAGGAAGTTATAGACTTTATTCAATCGAAGATCAGTCAGCGTGATGAAAATGGGGAGCTTCGGTTATTGTCATCCATCGTGGAAGAG CTGCTGGATCAGTGCCTGGCACCAGACACTTCTGGGGACGGTACAGGATGTGACAACATGACCTGCATCATCATTTGCTTCAAGCCCCGAAACACAGCAGCACTTCAGCCAGAGAGTGGCAAGCGGAAACTGGAGGAGGTGCTCTCTACTGAGGAGGCTGAAGAAAATGGCAACAGTGACAAGAAGAAGAAGGCCAAGCGGGACTAG
- the PPM1G gene encoding protein phosphatase 1G isoform X2, which translates to MFPSLLPSPWFGGTLKLVEDAHNCIPELDSETAMFSVYDGHGGEEVALYCAKYLPDIIKDQKAYKEGKLQKALEDAFLAIDAKLTTEEVIKELAQIAGRPTEDEDEKEKVADEDDVDNEEAALLHEEATMTIEELLTRYGQNCHKGAPHSKSGAGTGEEPGSQGLNGEAGPGDPSRETSSEENGPTAKAHTGLSSNSECGTEAGQGGEPGTPTGEAGPSCSSASDKLPRVAKSKFFEDSEDESDEAEEEEEDSEECSEEEDGYSSEEAENEEDEDDTEEAEEDEEEEEEMMVPGMEGKEEPGSDSGTTAVVALIRGKQLIVANAGDSRCVVSEAGKALDMSYDHKPEDEVELARIKNAGGKVTMDGRVNGGLNLSRAIGDHFYKRNKNLPPEEQMISALPDIKVLTLTDDHEFMVIACDGIWNVMSSQEVIDFIQSKISQRDENGELRLLSSIVEELLDQCLAPDTSGDGTGCDNMTCIIICFKPRNTAALQPESGKRKLEEVLSTEEAEENGNSDKKKKAKRD; encoded by the exons atgttcccttcccttcttccttctccatgGTTTGGAGGGACCCTCAAGCTGGTTGAG GATGCTCACAACTGTATTCCTGAGCTGGACAGTGAGACAGCTATGTTTTCTGTCTACGATGGACATGGAG GGGAGGAAGTTGCCTTGTACTGTGCCAAATATCTTCCTGATATCATCAAAGATCAGAAGGCCTACAAAGAAGGCAAGCTACAGAAG GCTTTGGAAGATGCCTTCCTGGCTATCGATGCCAAACTGACCACTGAGGAAGTCATTAAGGAGCTGGCGCAGATTGCAGGGCGACCCACTGAGGAtgaggatgaaaaagaaaaagtagctgatgaagatgatg TGGACAATGAGGAGGCTGCACTGCTGCATGAAGAGGCTACCATGACTATTGAAGAGCTGCTGACACGCTACGGGCAGAACTGTCACAAGGGTGCTCCCCACAGCAAATCTGGAGCTGGGACAGGCGAGGAACCAGGGTCCCAGGGCCTCAATGGCGAGGCAGGACCTGGGGACCCATCTAGGGAAACTTCTTCAGAGGAAAATGGCCCCACAGCCAAGGCTCACACGGGCCTTTCCTCCAACTCGGAATGTGGGACTGAGGCAGGCCAAGGTGGGGAGCCTGGCACTCCCACTGGTGAGGCTGGGCCTTCCTGCTCTTCAGCCTCCGACAAGCTGCCTCGAGTTGCTAAGTCCAAGTTCTTTGAGGACAGTGAGGATGAGTCAGatgaggcggaggaggaggaggaagacagcGAG GAATGCAGTGAGGAAGAAGATGGCTACAGCAGTGAAGAGGCAGAGAATGAGGAAGACGAGGATGACACTGAGGAGGCTgaagaggatgaggaagaagaagaggagatgaTGGTGCCTGGGATGGAAGGCAAAGAGGAG ccTGGCTCTGACAGTGGTACAACAGCAGTGGTGGCTCTGATACGAGGGAAGCAGTTGATCGTAGCCAATGCAGGAGACTCCCGCTGTGTGGTGTCTGAGGCTGGCAAAGCTTTAGACATGTCCTATGACCACAAACCGGAGGATGAAGTGGAGCTAGCACGCATCAAGAATGCTGGTGGCAAGGTCACCATGGATGGGCGAGTCAATGGTGGCCTCAACCTCTCCAGAGCCATTG GAGACCACTTCTACAAGAGAAACAAGAACTTGCCACCTGAGGAACAGATGATTTCGGCCCTTCCTGACATCAAGGTGCTGACTCTCACTGACGATCACGAATTCATGGTCATTGCCTGTGATGGCATCTG GAATGTGATGAGCAGCCAGGAAGTTATAGACTTTATTCAATCGAAGATCAGTCAGCGTGATGAAAATGGGGAGCTTCGGTTATTGTCATCCATCGTGGAAGAG CTGCTGGATCAGTGCCTGGCACCAGACACTTCTGGGGACGGTACAGGATGTGACAACATGACCTGCATCATCATTTGCTTCAAGCCCCGAAACACAGCAGCACTTCAGCCAGAGAGTGGCAAGCGGAAACTGGAGGAGGTGCTCTCTACTGAGGAGGCTGAAGAAAATGGCAACAGTGACAAGAAGAAGAAGGCCAAGCGGGACTAG
- the ZNF513 gene encoding zinc finger protein 513 isoform X1: MPRRKQSHPQPVKCEGVKVDTEDSLDEGPGALVLESDLLLGQDLEFEEEEEEEEGDGNSDQLMGFERDSEGDSLGARPGLPYGLSDDESGGGRALSAESEVEEPARGPGEARGERPGPACQLCGGPTGEGPCCGAGGPGGGPPLPPRLLYSCRLCAFVSHYSSHLKRHMQTHSGEKPFRCGRCPYASAQLVNLTRHTRTHTGEKPYRCPHCPFACSSLGNLRRHQRTHAGPPTPPCPTCGFRCCAPRPARPPSPTEQEGAVPRRPEDALLLPDLSLHVPPGGASFLPDCGQLRSEGEGLCGTGSEPLPELLFPWTCRNCGQELEEGEGSRLGAATCGRCMRGETGSGASGGPQGPSDKGFACSLCPFATHYPNHLARHMKTHSGEKPFRCARCPYASAHLDNLKRHQRVHTGEKPYKCPLCPYACGNLANLKRHGRIHSGDKPFRCSLCNYSCNQSMNLKRHMLRHTGEKPFRCATCAYTTGHWDNYKRHQKVHGHGGAGGPGLSASEGWAPPHSPPSVLSSRGPTALGATGSRALHTDSP, from the exons ATGCCCCGAAGGAAGCAAAGCCACCCGCAGCCCGTGAAATGCGAGGGGGTCAAAG TGGATACTGAAGACTCCCTCGACGAAGGACCCGGGGCCCTGGTATTGGAGAGTGATTTACTACTAGGCCAGGATCTGGAgtttgaggaagaagaggaagaggaggaaggtgaCGGCAACAGCGACCAGCTCATGGGCTTCGAGAGAGACTCTGAAG GAGACTCTCTGGGGgccaggcctgggcttccctATGGGCTGAGCGACGACGAGTCTGGGGGCGGCCGGGCACTAAGTGCGGAGAGTGAAGTTGAGGAGCCAGCCAGGGGTCCAGGGGAGGCCAGGGGTGAGAGGCCAGGCCCAGCCTGCCAGCTGTGTGGGGGGCCCACAGGTGAGGGGCCGTGTTGTGGGGCAGGAGGGCCGGGTGGGGGGCCCCCGCTGCCCCCACGGCTACTATACTCATGCCGCCTCTGCGCCTTCGTGTCCCACTACTCGAGCCACCTGAAGCggcacatgcagacacacagcGGGGAGAAGCCGTTCCGCTGTGGCCGCTGCCCCTACGCCTCAGCCCAGCTCGTCAACCTGACGCGACATACTCGCACCCACACTGGCGAGAAGCCCTACCGCTGTCCCCACTGCCCCTTTGCCTGCAGCAGCCTGGGCAACCTGAGGCGGCATCAGCGCACCCATGCGGGGCCCCCCACTCCTCCCTGCCCGACCTGTGGCTTCCGCTGCTGTGCTCCACGTCCTGCCCGGCCTCCCAGTCCCACAGAGCAGGAGGGGGCAGTGCCCCGGCGACCTGAAG ATGCCCTGCTGCTTCCAGATTTGAGCCTCCATGTGCCACCAGGCGGTGCCAGTTTCTTGCCGGACTGTGGGCAGCTGAGGAGTGAAGGGGAAGGCCTATGTGGGACTGGATCAGAACCACTGCCAGAGCTGCTGTTCCCTTGGACCTGCCGGAACTGTGGACAAGAGCTGGAAGAGGGGGAGGGTAGTCGGCTGGGAGCAGCCACGTGTGGGCGCTGCATGCGAGGAGAGACTGGAAGTGGTGCCAGTGGTGGACCCCAGGGCCCCAGTGACAAAGGCTTTGCCTGTAGCCTCTGCCCCTTTGCCACTCACTATCCCAACCACTTGGCTCGGCACATGAAGACGCACAGTGGTGAGAAGCCCTTCCGCTGTGCCCGCTGTCCTTATGCCTCTGCTCATCTGGATAACCTGAAACGGCACCAGCGCGtccacacaggagagaagcccTACAAGTGCCCCCTCTGCCCCTATGCCTGTGGCAACCTGGCCAACCTCAAGCGTCACGGTCGAATCCACTCTGGGGACAAACCTTTTCGGTGTAGTCTTTGCAACTACAGCTGCAACCAGAGCATGAACCTCAAACGCCACATGCTGCGGCACACAGGCGAGAAGCCCTTCCGCTGTGCCACCTGCGCCTATACCACGGGCCACTGGGACAACTACAAACGGCACCAGAAGGTGCACGGCCATGGTGGGGCAGGAGGGCCTGGCCTCTCTGCCTCTGAGGGCTGGGCGCCACCTCACAGTCCCCCCTCTGTTTTGAGCTCTCGGGGCCCAACAGCCCTGGGTGCCACTGGTAGCCGAGCTCTCCACACAGACTCACCCTGA
- the ZNF513 gene encoding zinc finger protein 513 isoform X2 → MGFERDSEGDSLGARPGLPYGLSDDESGGGRALSAESEVEEPARGPGEARGERPGPACQLCGGPTGEGPCCGAGGPGGGPPLPPRLLYSCRLCAFVSHYSSHLKRHMQTHSGEKPFRCGRCPYASAQLVNLTRHTRTHTGEKPYRCPHCPFACSSLGNLRRHQRTHAGPPTPPCPTCGFRCCAPRPARPPSPTEQEGAVPRRPEDALLLPDLSLHVPPGGASFLPDCGQLRSEGEGLCGTGSEPLPELLFPWTCRNCGQELEEGEGSRLGAATCGRCMRGETGSGASGGPQGPSDKGFACSLCPFATHYPNHLARHMKTHSGEKPFRCARCPYASAHLDNLKRHQRVHTGEKPYKCPLCPYACGNLANLKRHGRIHSGDKPFRCSLCNYSCNQSMNLKRHMLRHTGEKPFRCATCAYTTGHWDNYKRHQKVHGHGGAGGPGLSASEGWAPPHSPPSVLSSRGPTALGATGSRALHTDSP, encoded by the exons ATGGGCTTCGAGAGAGACTCTGAAG GAGACTCTCTGGGGgccaggcctgggcttccctATGGGCTGAGCGACGACGAGTCTGGGGGCGGCCGGGCACTAAGTGCGGAGAGTGAAGTTGAGGAGCCAGCCAGGGGTCCAGGGGAGGCCAGGGGTGAGAGGCCAGGCCCAGCCTGCCAGCTGTGTGGGGGGCCCACAGGTGAGGGGCCGTGTTGTGGGGCAGGAGGGCCGGGTGGGGGGCCCCCGCTGCCCCCACGGCTACTATACTCATGCCGCCTCTGCGCCTTCGTGTCCCACTACTCGAGCCACCTGAAGCggcacatgcagacacacagcGGGGAGAAGCCGTTCCGCTGTGGCCGCTGCCCCTACGCCTCAGCCCAGCTCGTCAACCTGACGCGACATACTCGCACCCACACTGGCGAGAAGCCCTACCGCTGTCCCCACTGCCCCTTTGCCTGCAGCAGCCTGGGCAACCTGAGGCGGCATCAGCGCACCCATGCGGGGCCCCCCACTCCTCCCTGCCCGACCTGTGGCTTCCGCTGCTGTGCTCCACGTCCTGCCCGGCCTCCCAGTCCCACAGAGCAGGAGGGGGCAGTGCCCCGGCGACCTGAAG ATGCCCTGCTGCTTCCAGATTTGAGCCTCCATGTGCCACCAGGCGGTGCCAGTTTCTTGCCGGACTGTGGGCAGCTGAGGAGTGAAGGGGAAGGCCTATGTGGGACTGGATCAGAACCACTGCCAGAGCTGCTGTTCCCTTGGACCTGCCGGAACTGTGGACAAGAGCTGGAAGAGGGGGAGGGTAGTCGGCTGGGAGCAGCCACGTGTGGGCGCTGCATGCGAGGAGAGACTGGAAGTGGTGCCAGTGGTGGACCCCAGGGCCCCAGTGACAAAGGCTTTGCCTGTAGCCTCTGCCCCTTTGCCACTCACTATCCCAACCACTTGGCTCGGCACATGAAGACGCACAGTGGTGAGAAGCCCTTCCGCTGTGCCCGCTGTCCTTATGCCTCTGCTCATCTGGATAACCTGAAACGGCACCAGCGCGtccacacaggagagaagcccTACAAGTGCCCCCTCTGCCCCTATGCCTGTGGCAACCTGGCCAACCTCAAGCGTCACGGTCGAATCCACTCTGGGGACAAACCTTTTCGGTGTAGTCTTTGCAACTACAGCTGCAACCAGAGCATGAACCTCAAACGCCACATGCTGCGGCACACAGGCGAGAAGCCCTTCCGCTGTGCCACCTGCGCCTATACCACGGGCCACTGGGACAACTACAAACGGCACCAGAAGGTGCACGGCCATGGTGGGGCAGGAGGGCCTGGCCTCTCTGCCTCTGAGGGCTGGGCGCCACCTCACAGTCCCCCCTCTGTTTTGAGCTCTCGGGGCCCAACAGCCCTGGGTGCCACTGGTAGCCGAGCTCTCCACACAGACTCACCCTGA